From one Sulfurovum sp. UBA12169 genomic stretch:
- a CDS encoding aldehyde dehydrogenase: protein MFGIFEKKKIGVAKIFFGSQEEGREIIQERKSPYDGSVVSTAPVCNAADAQKALEIAKKTSFHAARVPLSQRILWLEDVANKLSLQREEFAAMLTKEIAKPIFFSRIEVDRCIETVKLTAMELAGLHGETIPTDVMPSGKKTLAFFRREAVGVVVCITPFNFPLNLVAHKIAPALGAGNCVVLKPTPEAPATAYMFAKLFIESKYATKDALSVVYGDAEVGSALVSSSIPRTISFTGSVSVGSIITKQAGIKKVSLELGGNAATYIDASADLALAAARCAFGAFYNSGQVCISLQRIYVNETVYGAFAALMVEETKKLKAGSPYEEETFIGPLIDDEAKHRAQAWVVSAKKEGARAIVGGEEREGIFPPTVMAEVTDEMKIICEEVFAPIVSLVRVPDYETAIQKMNDSPFGLQFSIFTNDLKRSQQFIDEAECGGVVINDIPTLRFDVQPYGGSKLSGIGREGPRWALEEFTEIKSVVIC, encoded by the coding sequence ATGTTTGGAATATTTGAAAAGAAAAAAATAGGTGTTGCTAAAATATTTTTTGGTTCCCAGGAAGAGGGTCGAGAGATCATTCAAGAGAGAAAAAGTCCTTATGACGGTTCTGTTGTAAGTACTGCTCCCGTATGCAACGCTGCAGATGCCCAAAAAGCATTAGAGATCGCCAAAAAAACAAGCTTTCATGCAGCCAGGGTACCACTATCACAACGTATTTTATGGCTTGAAGATGTGGCAAATAAATTATCTTTACAGCGCGAAGAGTTTGCTGCGATGTTAACCAAAGAGATTGCAAAGCCTATCTTTTTCTCAAGAATAGAAGTAGACAGGTGTATTGAGACGGTCAAGCTGACTGCAATGGAATTGGCCGGTTTGCATGGCGAGACAATACCTACCGATGTGATGCCAAGCGGCAAAAAGACATTAGCTTTTTTCCGTCGTGAAGCCGTGGGGGTGGTAGTATGTATCACTCCTTTTAATTTTCCTTTAAATCTTGTGGCGCACAAGATTGCGCCGGCACTCGGTGCAGGGAACTGCGTCGTTCTTAAGCCCACCCCTGAAGCTCCCGCGACGGCCTATATGTTCGCCAAACTTTTTATAGAGTCAAAGTATGCAACCAAAGATGCGCTTAGTGTGGTCTATGGAGACGCAGAGGTGGGCTCTGCTCTGGTTTCAAGTTCCATTCCAAGAACGATCAGCTTCACAGGATCTGTCTCTGTAGGCAGCATCATCACCAAACAAGCCGGAATTAAAAAAGTAAGTTTAGAGCTGGGCGGGAACGCAGCAACCTATATCGATGCAAGCGCAGACTTGGCTTTGGCTGCAGCACGTTGTGCTTTTGGCGCATTTTATAACTCCGGACAAGTGTGCATCTCTTTGCAGCGCATCTACGTCAATGAGACAGTCTATGGAGCGTTTGCCGCACTTATGGTTGAAGAAACAAAAAAGCTTAAAGCAGGTTCTCCTTACGAAGAAGAGACTTTTATAGGGCCGCTGATTGATGATGAAGCTAAACACAGAGCCCAGGCATGGGTTGTTTCAGCAAAAAAAGAAGGGGCAAGGGCCATAGTCGGAGGAGAAGAGAGAGAGGGCATTTTCCCTCCTACGGTCATGGCAGAGGTAACAGATGAGATGAAAATTATTTGCGAAGAGGTTTTTGCCCCCATTGTCAGTTTGGTTCGTGTTCCTGATTATGAGACAGCTATCCAAAAGATGAACGATTCACCTTTTGGGCTACAGTTTTCTATCTTCACAAATGATTTAAAACGTTCGCAGCAGTTTATCGATGAGGCCGAGTGCGGAGGAGTCGTAATCAATGACATTCCTACCTTACGGTTTGATGTTCAGCCCTATGGAGGTTCAAAGCTATCAGGTATAGGCAGAGAAGGGCCAAGGTGGGCACTCGAAGAGTTTACCGAAATTAAGTCGGTTGTGATATGCTAA
- a CDS encoding branched chain amino acid aminotransferase, translating into MNESKYIWMDGGMVPWHEAKVHVLTHTLHYGNGALEGTKAYKTVDGRCAIFKLKEHTQRLLNSSKMTLMTVPFTLEELNDAQIKLLQENELFEGAYIRPLVYLGYGVMGLYHKDAPVNVSISAWEWGAYLGEEGLKKGVRAKITSVTKTANTSGMVKAKAVANYLNSQMAKYEAVEAGYDEALLRDDEGYIAEASGASFFIVRDGILISPPCDNTLESITQQTVIELAEELGIKVVRRRITREEVYIAQEAFFAGTAAEVTPIREVDARIIGAGERGEITEKIQSAYFDAVSGKNAKFIKYLTYIN; encoded by the coding sequence ATGAACGAATCAAAATATATTTGGATGGATGGGGGGATGGTACCTTGGCATGAAGCAAAAGTGCATGTTCTCACTCATACATTACACTATGGCAACGGCGCGCTAGAAGGAACCAAAGCTTACAAAACAGTGGATGGAAGATGTGCTATTTTTAAACTTAAAGAGCACACGCAAAGACTTCTGAACTCGTCCAAGATGACACTGATGACCGTTCCCTTTACCCTGGAAGAGCTCAATGATGCACAAATCAAACTATTGCAAGAAAATGAACTTTTTGAAGGCGCCTACATTAGGCCGCTTGTTTATCTTGGGTATGGGGTCATGGGACTTTATCATAAAGATGCACCCGTAAATGTTTCAATCTCTGCATGGGAATGGGGTGCTTATCTTGGCGAAGAAGGACTCAAAAAAGGAGTGCGCGCAAAAATAACCTCAGTAACCAAAACAGCAAATACTTCCGGTATGGTTAAAGCCAAGGCCGTAGCAAATTATCTAAACAGCCAAATGGCAAAATATGAAGCTGTAGAGGCAGGCTACGATGAGGCGTTGCTCAGAGATGACGAAGGGTATATCGCCGAAGCAAGCGGCGCATCGTTCTTTATCGTACGAGACGGGATACTAATCTCTCCGCCTTGCGACAATACGCTTGAATCCATTACGCAACAAACCGTAATAGAATTGGCTGAAGAGTTAGGTATCAAAGTAGTAAGACGACGCATCACACGCGAAGAGGTTTATATCGCCCAAGAGGCTTTCTTTGCGGGAACCGCAGCAGAAGTTACCCCCATTCGCGAAGTAGATGCGCGTATTATTGGCGCAGGAGAAAGAGGCGAAATAACAGAAAAAATCCAAAGTGCCTATTTTGATGCAGTGAGTGGAAAAAACGCAAAATTTATTAAATATTTAACATATATTAACTAG
- a CDS encoding bifunctional phosphoribosyl-AMP cyclohydrolase/phosphoribosyl-ATP pyrophosphatase, whose product MQIDWHKNPLIPVIAQDFETNDVLMLAYMNEEAYALTLNTGYAHYFSRSKQRIWKKGESSHHTQEIKDILIDCDGDTIILKIKQNGVACHTGRRSCFFTSVIQDKIILNQEVDIDAIYGVVDSLYHTILERKNAANQTTSWTQKLLHDKTLMLSKIREEADEVCVAIDKESDEQVIYESADLLYHTLVGLGHREISPDRVKQELARRFNMSGIEEKESRKK is encoded by the coding sequence ATGCAGATAGATTGGCACAAAAATCCCCTTATCCCGGTAATCGCACAAGATTTTGAAACAAACGATGTGTTAATGCTTGCGTATATGAATGAAGAGGCCTATGCCCTTACATTGAACACAGGGTATGCACACTATTTTAGCCGAAGCAAACAGCGGATCTGGAAAAAAGGCGAAAGTTCCCATCATACCCAAGAGATCAAAGATATATTGATTGATTGCGACGGAGATACCATCATCTTAAAAATCAAACAAAACGGTGTAGCATGCCACACAGGAAGAAGAAGCTGCTTTTTTACCTCTGTCATACAAGACAAAATCATTTTAAACCAAGAGGTTGATATCGATGCAATTTATGGCGTTGTAGACAGCCTTTATCATACAATCTTAGAACGAAAAAATGCTGCAAACCAAACAACATCTTGGACTCAAAAACTTTTGCACGATAAAACGCTCATGCTTAGCAAAATCCGCGAAGAGGCTGATGAAGTCTGTGTAGCCATTGATAAAGAAAGTGATGAGCAGGTTATCTACGAGAGTGCTGATTTGCTTTATCATACACTGGTGGGACTTGGTCATCGTGAAATTTCACCGGACAGAGTCAAACAAGAACTGGCACGCCGTTTTAATATGAGCGGGATAGAAGAAAAGGAAAGCAGAAAAAAGTAA